From the genome of Ectobacillus sp. JY-23, one region includes:
- a CDS encoding sugar ABC transporter substrate-binding protein: MKKWTKAVLLTSVLALGACTNEQNAATVQKQTATKQEQKETVPTNTEIPVKVQKPLKIALIMQMSIGTFSSQYIEGVKKQVEAFGGTVQVYNSDNDLAKMAANLDTAINAKVDGILIDHGRSEALKNGVEKALAANIPVVAFDNDLRLPGVTVIDQDDYSLAWKSLKTLAEDLNGTGEIAVLWVGGFAPMERRSTMIDAFYKRYPNIKEVARFGTASNNTALDTQTQVEALLKKYPKKGDLDAIFATWDEFAKGAVKALEQAGRTDIKVYGIDLSNEDLQLIQKENSPWTATAATDPAEVGKIQARFLYQKAAGEDTPEVYSLEPYLVKKNQLPAEGVTMDGLEKHIPGWGASQAAYSPWMSKLEKEKQ, from the coding sequence ATGAAAAAATGGACAAAAGCAGTCTTACTTACATCCGTATTGGCACTTGGAGCGTGCACAAACGAGCAGAATGCCGCAACAGTGCAAAAACAAACTGCTACCAAACAAGAGCAGAAAGAGACAGTACCTACCAATACAGAGATTCCTGTCAAAGTACAAAAGCCGTTAAAAATTGCTTTAATTATGCAAATGTCAATTGGTACTTTTTCATCACAATATATCGAAGGAGTCAAAAAACAAGTAGAAGCATTCGGTGGTACCGTACAGGTATATAACTCGGATAATGACTTAGCCAAAATGGCTGCAAACTTAGATACAGCGATCAATGCTAAGGTAGACGGTATCTTGATTGATCATGGTCGCTCGGAGGCCTTGAAAAACGGTGTGGAAAAAGCTTTGGCTGCAAACATTCCTGTTGTTGCATTTGATAACGATTTGCGCTTACCAGGTGTTACTGTCATTGACCAAGATGACTACAGCTTAGCATGGAAATCGCTAAAAACATTAGCCGAAGACTTGAACGGGACTGGTGAAATCGCAGTACTTTGGGTAGGCGGTTTTGCTCCAATGGAAAGACGCAGCACAATGATTGATGCATTTTATAAACGTTATCCGAACATCAAAGAAGTTGCACGGTTTGGAACAGCTTCTAACAATACAGCTTTAGACACACAGACACAAGTAGAAGCACTGCTGAAAAAATATCCAAAAAAAGGCGATCTTGATGCTATCTTTGCCACGTGGGACGAATTCGCCAAAGGTGCCGTTAAAGCTCTGGAGCAGGCTGGCCGAACCGATATTAAGGTGTATGGAATTGACTTAAGCAATGAAGACTTGCAGCTTATCCAAAAAGAGAATTCTCCTTGGACAGCTACAGCAGCAACTGATCCAGCCGAAGTGGGTAAAATTCAAGCTCGCTTTCTATATCAAAAGGCTGCTGGAGAAGACACACCTGAAGTATATAGTTTAGAGCCATACCTAGTGAAGAAAAATCAGCTACCTGCTGAGGGTGTGACAATGGATGGCCTAGAAAAACATATTCCGGGCTGGGGCGCTTCTCAAGCAGCTTATTCTCCTTGGATGAGCAAGCTGGAAAAGGAGAAGCAATAA
- a CDS encoding NCS2 family permease encodes MFNLSEHKSSVKTEIIAGLTTFLTMAYIIIVNPVILADAGVPFQQGFTATVIAAVVGTLCMAFFANMPIAIAPGMGLNAYFAYSVVKAHEEVTFAIAFSAVFVTGMIFLVLSLTKFRTKLMEAIPENLKHAITAGIGLFIAFIGLRLTGIITKHPSNLVGLGDLHSAPVILALVGLAVTIMLMSLNVRGALFIGMLITGIIAYFTKQLSFTKGVMSLPQLPEGIIVANPITAISDVIQYGLYGVVFSFLLVTLFDTTGTLLGVAQQAGLVKNGKLPNGGRAMISDSISTTVGAMFGTSPTTAYIESSAGVAAGGRTGLTALVVAALFAVAALFSPLVGAVSGVAAITSPSLIIVGCLMMGAVRHIEWNEFDEAFPAFLVILSMPLTSSIATGIALGFISYPLMKVVKGKFRAVHPLVYMFAVLFLYQLVFLPH; translated from the coding sequence ATGTTTAATTTATCAGAGCATAAATCATCTGTAAAAACAGAAATTATTGCAGGTCTTACAACCTTTTTAACAATGGCATATATCATTATCGTAAACCCCGTTATTTTAGCGGATGCGGGTGTGCCGTTTCAGCAAGGTTTTACAGCGACAGTAATTGCAGCAGTTGTCGGTACACTATGTATGGCTTTTTTTGCTAATATGCCAATTGCAATTGCACCGGGTATGGGATTAAATGCCTACTTTGCTTATTCTGTTGTAAAAGCGCATGAAGAGGTAACATTTGCAATTGCATTTTCTGCAGTATTCGTCACTGGTATGATTTTTCTTGTATTGTCTTTAACAAAATTTCGTACAAAACTAATGGAAGCTATTCCTGAAAATTTAAAGCATGCAATTACAGCTGGTATTGGCTTGTTCATAGCTTTTATTGGTCTTCGTTTAACTGGTATTATTACAAAGCATCCTTCCAATCTGGTTGGCCTTGGAGACTTACACTCCGCTCCTGTTATTTTGGCATTGGTGGGTCTTGCAGTAACTATTATGTTAATGTCCCTTAACGTTCGAGGCGCGTTGTTTATCGGAATGCTAATTACAGGTATTATCGCGTACTTCACAAAGCAATTATCCTTTACAAAAGGCGTAATGTCACTGCCACAATTACCAGAGGGTATTATTGTTGCAAATCCAATCACAGCCATTTCTGATGTAATTCAATATGGGCTATACGGCGTTGTGTTTTCATTCTTACTTGTTACATTGTTTGATACAACTGGTACGCTTCTTGGTGTAGCACAGCAAGCTGGTCTTGTAAAGAATGGTAAGTTGCCGAACGGCGGACGTGCCATGATTTCCGACTCTATTTCAACAACTGTTGGTGCTATGTTCGGTACAAGCCCAACAACTGCATATATTGAGTCCTCTGCTGGCGTTGCTGCAGGTGGACGTACAGGTTTGACTGCACTTGTTGTTGCCGCTCTTTTTGCAGTAGCCGCTTTATTCAGTCCGCTAGTTGGTGCTGTATCTGGCGTTGCAGCGATTACATCACCATCACTCATTATCGTGGGCTGCTTAATGATGGGCGCTGTTCGTCATATTGAGTGGAATGAATTTGATGAAGCATTCCCGGCGTTCTTAGTTATTCTTAGCATGCCGCTGACATCTAGCATCGCAACAGGTATCGCTCTTGGTTTTATCTCTTATCCACTTATGAAGGTTGTAAAAGGAAAATTCCGTGCAGTACATCCGCTAGTGTATATGTTCGCTGTATTGTTCTTGTATCAACTGGTGTTTTTACCTCACTAA
- a CDS encoding SDR family oxidoreductase — MANKKQIQAPQHQQKQPGIESLMNPLPKFDQGYKGSGKLQGKCALITGGDSGIGRAVAVAFAKEGAHVAIAYLDEHEDANETKRIVESQGVKCLLLAGDLSEETQCKDIVAQTVAQLGGLNVLVNNIAQHYPCQNLLELTADQWEKTFKINVFSYFCTTKAALPHMKAGDTIINTTSITAYEGNEQLLDYSSTKGAIVTFTKSLAKSLMQQGIRVNGVAPGPIWTPLIPASFDSKKVSEFGSDSPMGRPGQPYELAPAYVYLASADSSYVSGQMLHVNGGTIIG; from the coding sequence ATGGCGAATAAGAAGCAGATTCAAGCACCGCAGCATCAACAAAAGCAACCAGGTATTGAATCTTTGATGAATCCCCTGCCGAAGTTTGATCAGGGGTATAAAGGTTCAGGGAAATTACAGGGAAAGTGTGCGTTGATTACAGGTGGAGATAGCGGTATTGGTCGAGCTGTGGCAGTAGCGTTTGCTAAAGAAGGAGCGCATGTTGCGATTGCTTATTTAGATGAGCATGAAGATGCAAATGAAACAAAGCGTATTGTGGAGAGTCAAGGTGTGAAATGTTTGTTGCTGGCAGGCGATTTAAGTGAGGAGACACAATGTAAAGATATAGTAGCACAAACAGTAGCGCAATTAGGTGGTCTTAATGTGCTTGTAAATAACATTGCCCAGCACTATCCGTGTCAAAATTTGCTTGAACTTACTGCTGATCAATGGGAGAAAACCTTTAAAATTAACGTTTTTTCCTATTTTTGTACAACCAAAGCGGCCCTGCCGCACATGAAAGCAGGAGACACTATTATTAATACAACTTCTATTACTGCTTATGAGGGAAACGAACAGCTTTTGGATTATTCTTCTACAAAGGGAGCAATTGTTACATTTACAAAATCATTGGCAAAATCTCTTATGCAACAAGGAATTCGCGTGAATGGTGTTGCACCTGGTCCAATATGGACCCCACTTATTCCAGCGAGTTTTGACAGCAAAAAGGTGTCTGAATTTGGGAGCGATTCACCGATGGGACGGCCAGGTCAACCTTATGAGCTGGCACCAGCTTATGTATATTTGGCCTCAGCCGATTCTTCTTATGTATCGGGGCAGATGTTGCATGTCAACGGTGGGACCATTATTGGGTAA
- a CDS encoding L,D-transpeptidase has translation MKKLRVLFILIMVLLLPIEVRAALPDHLILINIETNQLSYFENGNYIRTFPVSTGKKETPTPEGKFLIANKYKNKKYHRKKIEGGAWNNPLGTRWMGLNYKEYGIHGTNKEHSVGTYESNGCIRMNDRNIQWLYDRVPLHTRVIIKRFYISPEMMAHTMGYRVTSWSGKQVQSHQIGRIRLIDRTMLYWRDLNGTYYPIKQVMPNETYAVFSHDGAGTYHIGSGFYIIDKVQEDSVYEQIPNHILVNQYKRKQGVL, from the coding sequence ATGAAGAAGTTGAGGGTTCTATTCATATTGATTATGGTACTGCTTTTACCTATAGAAGTACGAGCGGCACTTCCAGATCATCTGATTTTAATTAACATTGAGACAAACCAACTATCGTATTTTGAGAACGGCAATTATATACGAACGTTTCCTGTTTCAACAGGTAAAAAGGAAACACCTACACCGGAAGGAAAATTTTTAATTGCTAATAAATATAAGAATAAGAAATATCACCGGAAGAAGATTGAAGGCGGTGCTTGGAACAACCCTCTTGGTACAAGGTGGATGGGACTTAATTACAAAGAATATGGTATTCATGGTACCAATAAAGAACATTCTGTAGGCACATACGAATCAAATGGATGCATTCGCATGAATGATCGTAACATTCAATGGCTGTATGATAGAGTGCCGCTACATACACGGGTAATCATTAAACGATTTTATATTTCGCCTGAAATGATGGCTCATACGATGGGGTATCGTGTAACGAGTTGGAGCGGAAAACAAGTACAATCTCATCAAATTGGGAGAATACGCTTGATAGATCGTACAATGTTATATTGGCGAGATTTAAACGGAACGTATTATCCAATCAAACAGGTTATGCCAAATGAAACGTACGCAGTTTTCTCACATGATGGTGCTGGCACATATCATATTGGGAGTGGATTTTATATTATTGACAAAGTACAAGAAGATAGTGTTTATGAGCAAATCCCAAACCATATTCTTGTTAATCAATATAAAAGAAAACAAGGCGTCCTGTGA
- a CDS encoding co-chaperone YbbN: MKKMIIFTLILVVLLGAIAFVSTQEKKSDSKAEYYQNSVSLNELDKLVKDKKDSIVYFYQTSCVHCARVSPVIVPMTKDMGIDMKVIDLQKYQAGWDSYKITGTPTVIHFKDGQEVDRIEGEQEKDTFKQWFEKNRP; encoded by the coding sequence ATGAAAAAAATGATTATCTTTACACTAATTCTTGTCGTTTTACTCGGTGCCATTGCATTTGTATCTACACAAGAGAAAAAATCTGACAGCAAAGCTGAGTACTATCAAAATTCTGTTTCATTAAACGAATTGGACAAGCTGGTCAAAGACAAAAAAGATTCAATTGTTTATTTTTATCAAACATCCTGCGTGCATTGCGCACGTGTCTCACCGGTAATTGTACCGATGACAAAAGACATGGGTATTGATATGAAAGTGATTGACCTTCAAAAATATCAAGCAGGTTGGGACAGCTATAAGATTACCGGAACACCAACTGTAATCCATTTCAAAGATGGGCAAGAAGTAGATCGTATTGAAGGCGAACAAGAAAAAGATACATTTAAACAGTGGTTTGAAAAAAATCGACCATAA
- a CDS encoding disulfide oxidoreductase — MTTEKKLEYALFTAWAASLTATLGSLYFSEIMKYEPCTLCWYQRILMYPLILLLGIAIIRKDYKIAVYTLPLASIGACFSMYHYALQKIPALSEAGASCGRVPCTGDYINWFGFVTIPFLALIAFIIVAVTSGFILRKGAFKA, encoded by the coding sequence ATGACGACTGAAAAAAAATTAGAGTATGCGCTGTTCACGGCTTGGGCTGCTTCTTTAACGGCAACTTTAGGGAGCTTATATTTTTCTGAGATTATGAAATATGAACCTTGTACACTATGCTGGTATCAACGCATTTTAATGTACCCGCTCATTTTACTTCTCGGCATAGCTATAATTCGCAAAGATTATAAAATTGCCGTTTATACACTGCCGCTTGCATCCATTGGTGCTTGTTTTTCCATGTATCATTATGCGTTGCAAAAAATTCCTGCTTTATCAGAAGCTGGCGCCTCTTGCGGTCGTGTTCCTTGTACGGGGGATTACATTAATTGGTTCGGTTTTGTCACGATTCCCTTCCTAGCTCTTATCGCTTTTATCATTGTTGCAGTTACCAGTGGATTTATACTAAGAAAAGGAGCTTTCAAAGCATGA
- a CDS encoding phospho-sugar mutase: MNWKTTYERWANAPQLAEDVKQDLIRVSENEKELEDCFYKNLEFGTGGMRGEIGPGTNRMNIYTVRKASEGLGRFIESFGEEAKRRGVAIAYDSRHKSPEFAMEAAKTLASRGIQTYVFEELRPTPQLSFALRTLGAFSGIVVTASHNPPEYNGYKVYGEDGGQLPPKEADMVIDYVNAVENELDLAVEAEEVLKEKGLIKMIGEEMDEKYVEMLKTISVNPELADDELKIVFSPLHGTANKPVRKALAALGYTNVTVVAEQELPDPNFSTVTSPNPEEHEAFTLAIEYGTKINADILVATDPDADRLGVAVKNTNGEYIVLTGNQTGAILLEYLLSQKKAKGILPANGIVLKTIVTSEIGRAVASAYGLQTLDTLTGFKFIGEKIKEYETTGEYTFQFGYEESYGYLIGDFVRDKDAVQATLFAIEAAAYYKKRGMTLYEGLLEIFEKYGFYREGLKSLTLKGKDGAEQIANLLSSFRQQPPVEFAGLRVTKAEDYKTSVSTDINGDTEEIQLPKSNVLKYFLEDGSWVCLRPSGTEPKVKFYFGVKGTSLENSEVKLADISESFMEQVNARL; this comes from the coding sequence GTGAATTGGAAAACAACTTATGAACGCTGGGCAAACGCTCCGCAACTAGCTGAGGATGTAAAACAAGATTTAATTCGCGTCAGCGAAAATGAAAAAGAATTAGAGGATTGCTTTTACAAAAATCTAGAATTTGGTACGGGCGGTATGCGCGGTGAAATTGGACCGGGAACCAACCGAATGAATATATACACGGTACGTAAAGCATCAGAAGGGTTAGGACGTTTTATCGAGTCTTTTGGAGAAGAGGCAAAGCGTCGCGGCGTAGCAATTGCGTATGATTCTCGCCATAAATCTCCGGAATTTGCGATGGAAGCTGCAAAAACTTTAGCTTCACGCGGTATTCAAACATATGTGTTTGAGGAGCTCCGCCCAACACCGCAGTTGTCCTTTGCACTACGTACGCTTGGCGCTTTTTCAGGAATTGTCGTAACAGCAAGTCATAATCCGCCTGAGTACAACGGCTATAAAGTATATGGTGAAGACGGAGGTCAATTGCCGCCAAAAGAAGCAGATATGGTGATTGATTATGTAAATGCTGTTGAGAATGAATTAGACCTTGCTGTGGAAGCCGAAGAAGTTTTAAAAGAAAAAGGACTCATTAAAATGATTGGCGAAGAGATGGATGAAAAGTATGTAGAAATGTTAAAAACAATTTCTGTTAACCCTGAACTTGCTGATGATGAACTGAAAATTGTATTTTCTCCATTACATGGAACAGCTAACAAGCCAGTACGTAAGGCTTTGGCTGCACTTGGCTACACCAATGTGACTGTAGTGGCCGAGCAGGAATTACCTGATCCGAATTTTTCTACTGTTACATCACCAAATCCGGAAGAGCACGAGGCTTTTACTTTAGCGATTGAATACGGAACCAAAATTAATGCTGATATTCTTGTGGCAACAGATCCAGACGCAGATCGCTTAGGTGTAGCTGTTAAGAATACAAATGGTGAGTATATTGTGTTAACGGGAAATCAAACAGGGGCTATTTTACTTGAGTACTTGCTTTCTCAGAAAAAAGCAAAAGGTATCTTACCTGCAAACGGTATTGTATTAAAAACCATTGTTACGTCAGAGATTGGGCGTGCTGTAGCTAGCGCTTATGGTTTACAAACTCTTGATACGTTAACAGGATTTAAATTTATTGGTGAAAAAATTAAGGAATATGAAACAACAGGTGAGTATACATTCCAGTTCGGATATGAGGAAAGCTACGGTTATCTTATCGGAGATTTTGTACGCGATAAAGATGCAGTACAAGCAACGCTGTTTGCGATTGAAGCTGCAGCCTACTATAAAAAACGCGGCATGACTTTATATGAAGGATTGCTTGAAATTTTTGAGAAGTATGGTTTTTACCGTGAAGGTTTAAAATCCTTAACTTTAAAAGGAAAAGACGGTGCAGAGCAAATCGCAAACCTGCTGTCTTCTTTCCGTCAACAGCCGCCTGTTGAGTTTGCAGGACTTCGCGTTACAAAGGCGGAGGACTATAAAACAAGTGTCAGCACAGATATCAATGGCGATACAGAAGAAATTCAATTGCCAAAATCAAATGTATTAAAATATTTCTTGGAAGATGGTTCATGGGTATGCTTACGCCCTTCTGGAACAGAACCGAAAGTGAAGTTTTACTTCGGTGTGAAAGGTACAAGCCTAGAAAACAGCGAGGTAAAGCTTGCGGACATTTCTGAATCATTCATGGAACAAGTAAATGCACGACTATAA
- a CDS encoding LCP family protein: MKRLFILLIAICIVGCQSQGNTGKQEPIGDTPVKHAPFYGVKDENGRINILVLGVDSRGEKHSRSDAIMVAQYDPKHQKAKLVSIMRDSYVKIPSYAKGYNKINTAYYLGGPELLRQTIKENFGIDVQHYVTIDFEGFVKIVDAVAPEGIEVDVPQRLIDDMGLKLTPGRQRLHGRELLSYARFRHDAESDFGRVQRQQQVLNALKDEFANKASSLDGMFKLPGMGQELMKYVETDMSTQTILSIGGSMLLNPIAEVQTMRIPVQAGYQDKTYKHAGAVLELDFAKNRSALKEFIIDEPKPVNEPTK; encoded by the coding sequence TTGAAGCGATTATTCATTCTCCTTATAGCGATATGTATAGTTGGTTGTCAGTCACAAGGAAACACTGGAAAACAAGAACCAATCGGTGATACTCCTGTTAAGCATGCACCTTTTTATGGCGTAAAAGATGAAAATGGCCGCATCAATATCTTAGTTCTCGGTGTCGACTCTAGGGGTGAAAAACACTCACGTTCTGATGCCATTATGGTCGCACAATACGATCCGAAGCATCAAAAAGCAAAGCTGGTGTCTATTATGAGGGATAGTTATGTTAAAATTCCTTCTTATGCGAAAGGTTATAATAAAATTAATACTGCCTATTATCTAGGTGGCCCAGAATTGCTTCGTCAAACCATTAAGGAAAATTTCGGAATTGACGTACAGCACTATGTCACGATTGATTTTGAAGGGTTTGTAAAAATTGTGGATGCTGTTGCACCTGAAGGCATTGAGGTGGATGTCCCACAGCGCCTTATTGATGATATGGGTTTGAAGCTGACACCTGGTCGTCAGCGTTTGCACGGGCGGGAACTGCTCTCTTATGCCAGATTCCGTCATGATGCAGAAAGTGATTTCGGACGTGTCCAAAGACAGCAGCAAGTTTTAAATGCCTTAAAAGATGAATTCGCTAATAAGGCAAGCTCGTTAGATGGCATGTTCAAACTACCTGGCATGGGACAAGAGTTAATGAAATATGTAGAAACTGACATGAGTACACAAACTATTTTATCAATCGGCGGAAGCATGTTACTTAATCCAATTGCCGAAGTGCAAACCATGCGTATTCCTGTACAAGCTGGCTATCAGGATAAAACCTACAAACACGCAGGTGCTGTACTGGAGCTGGATTTTGCTAAAAATAGGTCTGCATTAAAGGAGTTTATCATTGATGAGCCAAAGCCAGTAAACGAACCGACCAAATAA
- a CDS encoding YhdB family protein, producing MTEGYTDYDKALYYTYCCNWDQLLILMVQTKDEVFSKRIEHFMHAYKYAKDLAEVDKQLQLMFQYIDHATQKAYEAYQHEQVQM from the coding sequence ATGACAGAGGGCTACACTGATTATGACAAAGCGCTGTACTATACGTACTGCTGCAATTGGGATCAACTACTCATTTTAATGGTACAAACCAAAGATGAAGTGTTTTCAAAACGAATAGAGCATTTTATGCACGCTTATAAGTATGCAAAAGATTTGGCCGAGGTCGATAAGCAACTGCAGCTTATGTTTCAGTATATCGACCATGCAACACAAAAGGCGTACGAAGCATATCAGCACGAACAAGTACAAATGTAA
- a CDS encoding PH domain-containing protein, protein MQSRLEHYIDERAVQVWRLTAIVINVVIVTIYGAVFLIFPLFRDMTMLHIGLVITLFIHILFTVFIFPRLRWQRWRYAIQTQEIDLQHGVFITKKTLVPMIRVQHVDVRQGPFLRKYGLAAVEITTAATTHEIPAVAVEEAERLRNQLSALARVATEDV, encoded by the coding sequence TTGCAGTCAAGGCTAGAGCATTACATAGATGAGCGTGCTGTTCAAGTATGGCGTTTAACCGCCATTGTGATAAATGTTGTAATAGTTACCATATATGGCGCTGTTTTTCTTATATTTCCTTTGTTTCGCGATATGACAATGCTACATATAGGACTTGTGATTACCTTATTTATACATATATTATTCACAGTCTTTATCTTTCCAAGGCTACGTTGGCAACGATGGCGTTATGCGATTCAAACGCAAGAGATTGATTTGCAACATGGTGTGTTCATAACAAAAAAAACATTAGTGCCAATGATTCGCGTTCAGCATGTAGATGTACGCCAAGGGCCTTTTTTACGTAAGTACGGACTGGCTGCTGTAGAAATTACAACGGCTGCAACTACGCACGAAATTCCGGCCGTAGCGGTGGAAGAGGCAGAACGTCTTCGCAATCAACTATCGGCGCTAGCAAGGGTGGCGACAGAAGATGTATAA
- a CDS encoding PH domain-containing protein, with the protein MYKKKLHPIAIAFTICKYTWSLFPLCTIVLVNFSKSFPFSTFVNTMVLIGLFLVGIAISSFISWKTFTYTLDRTSLIIEHGLLFRSKRSIPIERIQSTNEQENILHRWFGLVQLQIETAGGGGPELVLKAISKEEANHLRSIFTVHSHATEEELSSYMRTLSPTHLLLYAITSGTVGIVLSAVAGLYTEFGDYIIIPLKLSDLYTHQPLFYVGFLLFSVFIMWIIGILIVYQKYYDFRLIRQDENLIITRGLFHKQKMILPLGRIQAVKIEENIIRQCFGFASVRLISAGADEGEDSKIVSFPLVKIKELPFLFKHFLPDFEIQTALQRLPQRARRRYIFRTILPVLLLSITAYFLTFIKYILPVLYLLGLWLGYRRYKDAGWMITNQQIIFRTRFLGRTTVIIKRHRIQSLTVQKTMVQEPTSLCTIKVYVKAGAAYNTFSLVDVDESTGTSVRKWYSYKKEPTVFSYMKNG; encoded by the coding sequence ATGTATAAAAAAAAGTTACATCCTATTGCAATTGCATTTACCATATGTAAGTACACATGGAGTTTATTTCCGTTATGTACAATTGTTTTAGTAAACTTCAGCAAATCTTTTCCCTTTTCAACGTTTGTGAATACAATGGTACTAATCGGCTTGTTTTTAGTAGGAATTGCAATTTCTTCCTTCATAAGCTGGAAAACCTTCACGTATACGTTAGATAGGACAAGTCTCATTATTGAACATGGTTTACTGTTTCGCAGTAAACGCTCTATTCCGATTGAGCGAATTCAATCGACAAACGAACAAGAAAACATATTGCATAGATGGTTTGGACTCGTGCAGCTGCAAATAGAGACCGCAGGAGGAGGGGGACCTGAACTTGTTTTAAAAGCGATTTCGAAAGAAGAGGCCAATCACTTACGAAGCATTTTTACGGTACACTCACATGCAACAGAGGAAGAGTTGTCTTCCTATATGCGTACTTTATCACCAACACATCTGTTACTGTATGCTATCACTTCAGGTACGGTAGGTATTGTTCTTTCAGCTGTTGCTGGTTTGTATACAGAATTTGGTGATTATATCATCATTCCGCTCAAATTATCTGACTTATATACACATCAACCGTTATTTTATGTAGGATTTTTACTGTTTTCTGTGTTTATTATGTGGATTATTGGTATTCTAATTGTATATCAAAAATATTATGATTTCCGACTGATTAGACAAGATGAAAACCTCATTATAACTCGAGGTCTATTCCACAAGCAGAAGATGATACTTCCGCTTGGGCGCATACAAGCGGTAAAAATTGAAGAGAATATTATAAGACAATGCTTTGGATTTGCTTCGGTTCGTTTAATCAGCGCTGGTGCAGATGAGGGAGAGGACAGTAAAATCGTCAGCTTTCCGCTTGTAAAAATAAAGGAGCTACCTTTCTTATTCAAGCATTTCTTACCTGATTTTGAGATACAAACTGCATTGCAGCGCCTTCCGCAACGAGCACGTAGACGGTACATATTTCGTACGATACTTCCCGTTTTACTACTATCTATTACCGCCTATTTTCTTACATTTATAAAGTATATACTACCTGTTCTCTACTTACTTGGACTTTGGCTCGGTTATAGAAGATATAAAGATGCAGGCTGGATGATAACTAATCAGCAAATTATATTTCGTACTCGTTTCCTCGGACGTACGACTGTTATAATAAAGCGACATCGTATTCAATCGCTCACTGTTCAAAAAACAATGGTACAAGAACCAACTAGCTTATGCACCATAAAGGTATATGTAAAAGCAGGTGCTGCTTACAATACTTTTTCATTAGTGGATGTAGATGAAAGTACAGGTACATCTGTACGTAAATGGTATTCGTATAAAAAAGAACCTACTGTATTCTCTTATATGAAAAACGGATGA